The proteins below come from a single Candidatus Firestonebacteria bacterium RIFOXYD2_FULL_39_29 genomic window:
- a CDS encoding glutamate synthase (NADPH), homotetrameric, translating to MPINPKKTDMLKQAPEKRVKNFDEVALGYNEADALKEAARCLQCKKPFCVEGCPVNVDIPAFIKLVSEKKYNEAAKKIKGTNSLPAVCGRVCPQEEQCELKCIVGKKNEPVGIGRLERFVADVERQSGSIEKNVVKLPEKKIAKVVIAGSGPAGLTCAGDLAMLGYDVTIYESLHATGGVLRYGIPQFRLPKEILDIEIDYLKKLGVKIITNVLVGKTIPVTELFKQGFSAVFIGAGAGLPSFLGVPGENLAGVYSANEYLTRINLMQAYKFPETDTPVRIGSKVAVVGAGNVAMDAARCSLRLGAKEVYIVYRRSEEEMPARKEEIENAVEEGVKLHLLTAPVEVLGDEKTGRVTGLKVIKCQLGEPDASGRRRPVPIPGSEYIMEMDTVVSAIGQSPNPLIPQSMPELKLGRHGNIITNEETGETSVPGVYAGGDIATGAATVIAAMGAGKKAAKSMDQYIKAKLSLKN from the coding sequence ATGCCTATTAATCCTAAAAAAACAGATATGCTAAAGCAAGCCCCGGAAAAACGGGTGAAAAATTTTGATGAAGTGGCGCTTGGCTACAATGAAGCAGACGCGTTAAAAGAAGCCGCCCGGTGCCTGCAGTGCAAAAAACCTTTTTGCGTGGAAGGGTGCCCGGTAAATGTTGATATTCCTGCGTTCATAAAACTTGTAAGTGAAAAAAAATATAATGAAGCTGCGAAAAAAATAAAAGGAACAAACTCCCTGCCGGCGGTCTGCGGCCGGGTTTGCCCGCAGGAAGAGCAGTGCGAGCTGAAATGTATAGTGGGTAAAAAAAATGAGCCGGTGGGAATAGGCCGTCTGGAACGGTTTGTTGCCGATGTAGAACGGCAGTCCGGAAGTATTGAGAAGAATGTAGTAAAACTTCCTGAAAAAAAGATCGCAAAGGTGGTAATTGCCGGCTCCGGCCCTGCAGGTCTTACGTGCGCGGGAGATCTGGCAATGCTCGGATATGATGTTACTATATATGAATCCCTTCACGCGACAGGCGGCGTGCTCCGTTACGGCATTCCGCAGTTCAGACTGCCGAAAGAAATACTGGATATAGAGATAGATTACCTTAAAAAGCTCGGGGTAAAAATAATCACCAACGTGCTTGTGGGTAAAACTATTCCGGTAACCGAACTTTTCAAACAGGGGTTTTCCGCTGTTTTTATTGGAGCAGGCGCAGGCCTTCCTTCTTTCCTCGGAGTTCCGGGGGAAAACCTGGCAGGAGTTTACTCCGCAAATGAATATTTAACGAGAATTAACCTTATGCAAGCATATAAATTTCCCGAGACGGATACACCCGTCAGAATAGGCAGTAAAGTAGCGGTGGTAGGCGCGGGAAATGTAGCAATGGATGCCGCGAGATGCTCTCTCCGCCTCGGCGCAAAAGAAGTATATATAGTATATAGAAGAAGCGAAGAAGAAATGCCCGCAAGGAAGGAAGAGATAGAGAACGCCGTTGAAGAAGGGGTAAAACTTCATTTACTAACAGCCCCGGTGGAAGTGCTGGGCGATGAAAAAACCGGCAGGGTTACAGGTCTTAAAGTAATAAAATGCCAATTGGGCGAACCTGATGCTTCCGGCAGAAGGCGCCCCGTCCCGATACCGGGCTCTGAATATATCATGGAGATGGACACGGTAGTTTCAGCCATCGGCCAATCCCCGAATCCTTTGATCCCTCAATCCATGCCCGAATTAAAATTAGGCAGGCACGGAAATATCATAACCAACGAAGAGACCGGAGAAACCTCAGTCCCCGGAGTTTACGCCGGCGGAGACATCGCCACAGGTGCCGCCACAGTAATCGCCGCCATGGGCGCCGGCAAAAAAGCCGCCAAAAGCATGGACCAGTATATCAAAGCAAAACTGAGCTTAAAGAATTAA
- a CDS encoding ferredoxin-NADP reductase, whose product MFKIVKRSDVSETVKLIEVEAPLIAGSAKSGQFVVLRLKEGGERIPLTIADKDKSKGTVTIVFQVVGKSTMELAYFKVGDSLKDLLGPLGKATDFSGAKNIVCVAGGVGIAEIYPEVKELHEDGKKVSTIIGARNKSLLFFEEELKKVSDAVYVTTDDGSYGRKGFVSDVLKELLEKDKSIDLVVAVGPVIMMKVISGLTKNYNVRTIVSLNPIMLDATGMCGACRVTVGGKTLFGCVDGPSFDGHQVDFDGLMKRLNQFKDEEKNSAEIYKLKCRECR is encoded by the coding sequence ATGTTTAAGATCGTTAAACGCAGCGACGTATCGGAAACCGTCAAGCTTATCGAAGTCGAGGCTCCGCTTATTGCGGGTTCGGCAAAGAGCGGGCAGTTTGTTGTGCTTCGCTTGAAAGAGGGCGGGGAGAGGATACCGCTCACTATTGCGGATAAAGACAAAAGCAAGGGAACGGTTACTATCGTATTTCAGGTAGTGGGAAAATCTACTATGGAGCTTGCTTATTTCAAAGTAGGTGACTCTTTAAAAGACCTTCTCGGGCCTCTTGGAAAGGCTACGGATTTTTCGGGGGCTAAAAATATTGTTTGTGTCGCCGGCGGGGTGGGAATTGCCGAGATCTATCCGGAAGTGAAAGAACTGCATGAAGACGGGAAAAAAGTAAGCACAATAATAGGGGCAAGAAATAAGTCCCTTTTATTTTTTGAAGAGGAGTTAAAAAAAGTAAGCGACGCCGTATATGTGACAACAGACGACGGTTCTTACGGCAGAAAAGGTTTTGTTTCCGATGTGCTTAAAGAACTTCTGGAAAAAGATAAGTCCATTGATCTGGTTGTGGCGGTAGGTCCGGTAATAATGATGAAAGTGATCTCCGGGCTTACGAAAAATTATAATGTCAGGACTATTGTGAGTTTAAACCCTATCATGCTGGATGCTACCGGAATGTGCGGCGCCTGCAGGGTAACGGTGGGCGGTAAGACCTTGTTTGGCTGTGTGGACGGTCCCTCCTTTGACGGGCATCAGGTGGATTTTGACGGTCTGATGAAACGTTTGAATCAGTTCAAAGATGAAGAAAAGAATTCCGCAGAAATTTATAAATTAAAATGCCGGGAGTGCAGATAA